Proteins encoded within one genomic window of Microtus ochrogaster isolate Prairie Vole_2 linkage group LG4, MicOch1.0, whole genome shotgun sequence:
- the Ccdc9 gene encoding coiled-coil domain-containing protein 9 isoform X3: protein MATTLDLKSKEEKDAELDKRIEALRRKNEALIRRYQEIEEDRKKAESEGVAVTAPRKSRSMEKENVAVEEKSLGPSRRTPGTPRPSGANRGGRTHPQQGGRAGVSRASRGWENGAGEQLRGGTGGRGRRGRGRGSPHLLAVGDSSTSDRKSKEWEERRRQNIEKMNEEMEKIAEYERNQREGVLEPNPVRNFLDDPRRRGGPLEEPERDRREGSRRHGRNWGGSDFDRVRSGLEHERQGRRAGLGCGGDMTMSMTGRERSEYLRWKQEREKIDQERLQRHRKPTGQWRREWDAEKTDGMFKDEPAPTHELSHRYDDQTWARPPKPPTFGEFLSQHKAEVKSRRRRKNSRPQAKVAPRAYSDHDNRWETKEEAVSSAPESSQSLSLEETPTQQPPETPAPAHRPPEEDGEEDEGEEEGEEEREDDDEDEEWEDVSEDITEEEDEEEEEEFEEEEECPKEQEAPAVPDHQPGEAEPARKPTCEQADPASARPQESLSPVPVEPPSPFSPTGDHQPVSDWGGDQPAIGSLESGPTLTRAPKSEEEGPEASPGGVHEAGGEVGPEGQETAEITDFQRAIPQS, encoded by the exons ATG GCTACCACACTAGATTTGAAGTCAAAGGAGGAGAAAGACGCTGAGTTGGACAAGAGGATCGAGGCTCTGCGTCGGAAGAATGAGGCTCTCATCCGGCGCTACCAG GAGATCGAGGAAGACCGGAAAAAGGCTGAATCGGAGGGTGTGGCAGTGACAGCTCCCCGGAAAAGCCGTTCCATGGAGAAGGAGAATGTGGCAGTGGAG GAGAAGAGCCTGGGTCCCTCTCGGAGGACTCCTGGGACTCCCAGACCCTCAGGAGCCAACAGAGGGGGCCGGACCCACCCCCAACAGGGAGGCCGGGCAGGAGTAAGCCGGGCATCCCGAGGCTGGGAGAatggtgctggggagcagcttcgaggaggaactggaggcaggggCCGGAGAGGCCGGGGCCGGGGATCCCCTCATCTCCTAGCGGTAGGAGACAGCTCAACCTCTGATCGCAAGTCCAAG GAGTGGGAGGAGCGGCGCAGGCAGAACATTGAGAAGATGAACGAGGAGATGGAGAAGATTGCTGAGTACGAGCGCAACCAGCGG GAAGGAGTACTGGAGCCCAACCCAGTACGCAACTTCCTGGATGATCCCCGGCGTCGGGGTGGACCCCTGGAGGAGCCTGAGAGGGATCGCCGGGAGGGCAGCCGTCGCCACGGCCGCAACTGGGGAGGTTCCGACTTCGACAGGGTACGCTCTGGCTTGGAGCATGAGAGACAG GGCCGCAGGGCTGGCCTGGGCTGTGGGGGCGACATGACAATGTCCATGACGGGCCGAGAGCGGTCAGAGTACCTGCGCTGGaagcaggagagggagaagatCGACCAAGAGCGCCTGCAGCGACACCGCAAGCCGACTGGGCAGTGGCGGCGGGAATGGGATGCGGAGAAGACCGATGGCAT GTTCAAGGATGAGCCAGCTCCTACCCACGAACTGTCCCACCGCTATG ATGACCAAACTTGGGCAAGGCCCCCTAAGCCCCCCACTTTTGGAGAGTTCCTTTCTCAGCACAAAGCAGAAGTCAAGAGCCgcaggaggagaaagaacagcCGACCCCAGGCCAAGGTGGCCCCTCGTGCCTACAG tgACCATGATAATCGCTGGGAGACAAAAGAGGAAGCTGTGTCCTCAGCCCCTGAGTCCTCTCAATCCTTGTCCCTGGAGGAGACACCCACACAG CAGCCTCCGGagaccccagccccagcccaccgGCCTCCTGAGGAGGATGGTGAGGAAgatgagggggaagaggagggagaagaggagagggaagacgATGATGAGGATGAAGAATGGGAGGACGTGAGTGAAGATATCacggaggaggaggatgaggaggaagaagaagagtttgaggaggaggaggagtgtcCTAAGGAGCAGGAGGCCCCAGCTGTTCCAGATCACCAGCCTGGAGAGGCTGAGCCAGCTCGGAAGCCCACCTGTGAGCAGGCGGACCCTGCATCTGCCAGGCCCCAGGAGTCATTGTCCCCAGTCCCTGTTGAACCTCCCAGCCCCTTCTCGCCCACTGGGGACCACCAGCCCGTGTCTGACTGGG GAGGTGaccagccagccattggctcctTGGAGAGTGGGCCAACCTTGACAAGAGCCCCGAAGTCTGAAGAAGAGGGGCCTGAGGCATCTCCAGGTGGGGTGCATGAAGctggtggag AGGTAGGCCCCGAGGGCCAGGAGACAGCGGAGATCACAGACTTCCAGAGG GCCATCCCTCAATCCTGA
- the Ccdc9 gene encoding coiled-coil domain-containing protein 9 isoform X5, translating into MATTLDLKSKEEKDAELDKRIEALRRKNEALIRRYQEIEEDRKKAESEGVAVTAPRKSRSMEKENVAVEEKSLGPSRRTPGTPRPSGANRGGRTHPQQGGRAGVSRASRGWENGAGEQLRGGTGGRGRRGRGRGSPHLLAVGDSSTSDRKSKEWEERRRQNIEKMNEEMEKIAEYERNQREGVLEPNPVRNFLDDPRRRGGPLEEPERDRREGSRRHGRNWGGSDFDRVRSGLEHERQGRRAGLGCGGDMTMSMTGRERSEYLRWKQEREKIDQERLQRHRKPTGQWRREWDAEKTDGMFKDEPAPTHELSHRYDDQTWARPPKPPTFGEFLSQHKAEVKSRRRRKNSRPQAKVAPRAYSDHDNRWETKEEAVSSAPESSQSLSLEETPTQQPPETPAPAHRPPEEDGEEDEGEEEGEEEREDDDEDEEWEDVSEDITEEEDEEEEEEFEEEEECPKEQEAPAVPDHQPGEAEPARKPTCEQADPASARPQESLSPVPVEPPSPFSPTGDHQPVSDWGGDQPAIGSLESGPTLTRAPKSEEEGPEASPEVGPEGQETAEITDFQRAIPQS; encoded by the exons ATG GCTACCACACTAGATTTGAAGTCAAAGGAGGAGAAAGACGCTGAGTTGGACAAGAGGATCGAGGCTCTGCGTCGGAAGAATGAGGCTCTCATCCGGCGCTACCAG GAGATCGAGGAAGACCGGAAAAAGGCTGAATCGGAGGGTGTGGCAGTGACAGCTCCCCGGAAAAGCCGTTCCATGGAGAAGGAGAATGTGGCAGTGGAG GAGAAGAGCCTGGGTCCCTCTCGGAGGACTCCTGGGACTCCCAGACCCTCAGGAGCCAACAGAGGGGGCCGGACCCACCCCCAACAGGGAGGCCGGGCAGGAGTAAGCCGGGCATCCCGAGGCTGGGAGAatggtgctggggagcagcttcgaggaggaactggaggcaggggCCGGAGAGGCCGGGGCCGGGGATCCCCTCATCTCCTAGCGGTAGGAGACAGCTCAACCTCTGATCGCAAGTCCAAG GAGTGGGAGGAGCGGCGCAGGCAGAACATTGAGAAGATGAACGAGGAGATGGAGAAGATTGCTGAGTACGAGCGCAACCAGCGG GAAGGAGTACTGGAGCCCAACCCAGTACGCAACTTCCTGGATGATCCCCGGCGTCGGGGTGGACCCCTGGAGGAGCCTGAGAGGGATCGCCGGGAGGGCAGCCGTCGCCACGGCCGCAACTGGGGAGGTTCCGACTTCGACAGGGTACGCTCTGGCTTGGAGCATGAGAGACAG GGCCGCAGGGCTGGCCTGGGCTGTGGGGGCGACATGACAATGTCCATGACGGGCCGAGAGCGGTCAGAGTACCTGCGCTGGaagcaggagagggagaagatCGACCAAGAGCGCCTGCAGCGACACCGCAAGCCGACTGGGCAGTGGCGGCGGGAATGGGATGCGGAGAAGACCGATGGCAT GTTCAAGGATGAGCCAGCTCCTACCCACGAACTGTCCCACCGCTATG ATGACCAAACTTGGGCAAGGCCCCCTAAGCCCCCCACTTTTGGAGAGTTCCTTTCTCAGCACAAAGCAGAAGTCAAGAGCCgcaggaggagaaagaacagcCGACCCCAGGCCAAGGTGGCCCCTCGTGCCTACAG tgACCATGATAATCGCTGGGAGACAAAAGAGGAAGCTGTGTCCTCAGCCCCTGAGTCCTCTCAATCCTTGTCCCTGGAGGAGACACCCACACAG CAGCCTCCGGagaccccagccccagcccaccgGCCTCCTGAGGAGGATGGTGAGGAAgatgagggggaagaggagggagaagaggagagggaagacgATGATGAGGATGAAGAATGGGAGGACGTGAGTGAAGATATCacggaggaggaggatgaggaggaagaagaagagtttgaggaggaggaggagtgtcCTAAGGAGCAGGAGGCCCCAGCTGTTCCAGATCACCAGCCTGGAGAGGCTGAGCCAGCTCGGAAGCCCACCTGTGAGCAGGCGGACCCTGCATCTGCCAGGCCCCAGGAGTCATTGTCCCCAGTCCCTGTTGAACCTCCCAGCCCCTTCTCGCCCACTGGGGACCACCAGCCCGTGTCTGACTGGG GAGGTGaccagccagccattggctcctTGGAGAGTGGGCCAACCTTGACAAGAGCCCCGAAGTCTGAAGAAGAGGGGCCTGAGGCATCTCCAG AGGTAGGCCCCGAGGGCCAGGAGACAGCGGAGATCACAGACTTCCAGAGG GCCATCCCTCAATCCTGA
- the Ccdc9 gene encoding coiled-coil domain-containing protein 9 isoform X2 — translation MATTLDLKSKEEKDAELDKRIEALRRKNEALIRRYQEIEEDRKKAESEGVAVTAPRKSRSMEKENVAVEEKSLGPSRRTPGTPRPSGANRGGRTHPQQGGRAGVSRASRGWENGAGEQLRGGTGGRGRRGRGRGSPHLLAVGDSSTSDRKSKEWEERRRQNIEKMNEEMEKIAEYERNQREGVLEPNPVRNFLDDPRRRGGPLEEPERDRREGSRRHGRNWGGSDFDRVRSGLEHERQGRRAGLGCGGDMTMSMTGRERSEYLRWKQEREKIDQERLQRHRKPTGQWRREWDAEKTDGMFKDEPAPTHELSHRYDDQTWARPPKPPTFGEFLSQHKAEVKSRRRRKNSRPQAKVAPRAYSDHDNRWETKEEAVSSAPESSQSLSLEETPTQQPPETPAPAHRPPEEDGEEDEGEEEGEEEREDDDEDEEWEDVSEDITEEEDEEEEEEFEEEEECPKEQEAPAVPDHQPGEAEPARKPTCEQADPASARPQESLSPVPVEPPSPFSPTGDHQPVSDWGGDQPAIGSLESGPTLTRAPKSEEEGPEASPEVGPEGQETAEITDFQRVRFCKVVAAAPPPGAAR, via the exons ATG GCTACCACACTAGATTTGAAGTCAAAGGAGGAGAAAGACGCTGAGTTGGACAAGAGGATCGAGGCTCTGCGTCGGAAGAATGAGGCTCTCATCCGGCGCTACCAG GAGATCGAGGAAGACCGGAAAAAGGCTGAATCGGAGGGTGTGGCAGTGACAGCTCCCCGGAAAAGCCGTTCCATGGAGAAGGAGAATGTGGCAGTGGAG GAGAAGAGCCTGGGTCCCTCTCGGAGGACTCCTGGGACTCCCAGACCCTCAGGAGCCAACAGAGGGGGCCGGACCCACCCCCAACAGGGAGGCCGGGCAGGAGTAAGCCGGGCATCCCGAGGCTGGGAGAatggtgctggggagcagcttcgaggaggaactggaggcaggggCCGGAGAGGCCGGGGCCGGGGATCCCCTCATCTCCTAGCGGTAGGAGACAGCTCAACCTCTGATCGCAAGTCCAAG GAGTGGGAGGAGCGGCGCAGGCAGAACATTGAGAAGATGAACGAGGAGATGGAGAAGATTGCTGAGTACGAGCGCAACCAGCGG GAAGGAGTACTGGAGCCCAACCCAGTACGCAACTTCCTGGATGATCCCCGGCGTCGGGGTGGACCCCTGGAGGAGCCTGAGAGGGATCGCCGGGAGGGCAGCCGTCGCCACGGCCGCAACTGGGGAGGTTCCGACTTCGACAGGGTACGCTCTGGCTTGGAGCATGAGAGACAG GGCCGCAGGGCTGGCCTGGGCTGTGGGGGCGACATGACAATGTCCATGACGGGCCGAGAGCGGTCAGAGTACCTGCGCTGGaagcaggagagggagaagatCGACCAAGAGCGCCTGCAGCGACACCGCAAGCCGACTGGGCAGTGGCGGCGGGAATGGGATGCGGAGAAGACCGATGGCAT GTTCAAGGATGAGCCAGCTCCTACCCACGAACTGTCCCACCGCTATG ATGACCAAACTTGGGCAAGGCCCCCTAAGCCCCCCACTTTTGGAGAGTTCCTTTCTCAGCACAAAGCAGAAGTCAAGAGCCgcaggaggagaaagaacagcCGACCCCAGGCCAAGGTGGCCCCTCGTGCCTACAG tgACCATGATAATCGCTGGGAGACAAAAGAGGAAGCTGTGTCCTCAGCCCCTGAGTCCTCTCAATCCTTGTCCCTGGAGGAGACACCCACACAG CAGCCTCCGGagaccccagccccagcccaccgGCCTCCTGAGGAGGATGGTGAGGAAgatgagggggaagaggagggagaagaggagagggaagacgATGATGAGGATGAAGAATGGGAGGACGTGAGTGAAGATATCacggaggaggaggatgaggaggaagaagaagagtttgaggaggaggaggagtgtcCTAAGGAGCAGGAGGCCCCAGCTGTTCCAGATCACCAGCCTGGAGAGGCTGAGCCAGCTCGGAAGCCCACCTGTGAGCAGGCGGACCCTGCATCTGCCAGGCCCCAGGAGTCATTGTCCCCAGTCCCTGTTGAACCTCCCAGCCCCTTCTCGCCCACTGGGGACCACCAGCCCGTGTCTGACTGGG GAGGTGaccagccagccattggctcctTGGAGAGTGGGCCAACCTTGACAAGAGCCCCGAAGTCTGAAGAAGAGGGGCCTGAGGCATCTCCAG AGGTAGGCCCCGAGGGCCAGGAGACAGCGGAGATCACAGACTTCCAGAGGGTGCGTTTCTGCAAGGTGGTGGCGGCCGCTCCGCCGCCGGGGGCTGCCCGCTGA
- the Ccdc9 gene encoding coiled-coil domain-containing protein 9 isoform X1, with amino-acid sequence MATTLDLKSKEEKDAELDKRIEALRRKNEALIRRYQEIEEDRKKAESEGVAVTAPRKSRSMEKENVAVEEKSLGPSRRTPGTPRPSGANRGGRTHPQQGGRAGVSRASRGWENGAGEQLRGGTGGRGRRGRGRGSPHLLAVGDSSTSDRKSKEWEERRRQNIEKMNEEMEKIAEYERNQREGVLEPNPVRNFLDDPRRRGGPLEEPERDRREGSRRHGRNWGGSDFDRVRSGLEHERQGRRAGLGCGGDMTMSMTGRERSEYLRWKQEREKIDQERLQRHRKPTGQWRREWDAEKTDGMFKDEPAPTHELSHRYDDQTWARPPKPPTFGEFLSQHKAEVKSRRRRKNSRPQAKVAPRAYSDHDNRWETKEEAVSSAPESSQSLSLEETPTQPPETPAPAHRPPEEDGEEDEGEEEGEEEREDDDEDEEWEDVSEDITEEEDEEEEEEFEEEEECPKEQEAPAVPDHQPGEAEPARKPTCEQADPASARPQESLSPVPVEPPSPFSPTGDHQPVSDWGGDQPAIGSLESGPTLTRAPKSEEEGPEASPGGVHEAGGEVGPEGQETAEITDFQRVRFCKVVAAAPPPGAAR; translated from the exons ATG GCTACCACACTAGATTTGAAGTCAAAGGAGGAGAAAGACGCTGAGTTGGACAAGAGGATCGAGGCTCTGCGTCGGAAGAATGAGGCTCTCATCCGGCGCTACCAG GAGATCGAGGAAGACCGGAAAAAGGCTGAATCGGAGGGTGTGGCAGTGACAGCTCCCCGGAAAAGCCGTTCCATGGAGAAGGAGAATGTGGCAGTGGAG GAGAAGAGCCTGGGTCCCTCTCGGAGGACTCCTGGGACTCCCAGACCCTCAGGAGCCAACAGAGGGGGCCGGACCCACCCCCAACAGGGAGGCCGGGCAGGAGTAAGCCGGGCATCCCGAGGCTGGGAGAatggtgctggggagcagcttcgaggaggaactggaggcaggggCCGGAGAGGCCGGGGCCGGGGATCCCCTCATCTCCTAGCGGTAGGAGACAGCTCAACCTCTGATCGCAAGTCCAAG GAGTGGGAGGAGCGGCGCAGGCAGAACATTGAGAAGATGAACGAGGAGATGGAGAAGATTGCTGAGTACGAGCGCAACCAGCGG GAAGGAGTACTGGAGCCCAACCCAGTACGCAACTTCCTGGATGATCCCCGGCGTCGGGGTGGACCCCTGGAGGAGCCTGAGAGGGATCGCCGGGAGGGCAGCCGTCGCCACGGCCGCAACTGGGGAGGTTCCGACTTCGACAGGGTACGCTCTGGCTTGGAGCATGAGAGACAG GGCCGCAGGGCTGGCCTGGGCTGTGGGGGCGACATGACAATGTCCATGACGGGCCGAGAGCGGTCAGAGTACCTGCGCTGGaagcaggagagggagaagatCGACCAAGAGCGCCTGCAGCGACACCGCAAGCCGACTGGGCAGTGGCGGCGGGAATGGGATGCGGAGAAGACCGATGGCAT GTTCAAGGATGAGCCAGCTCCTACCCACGAACTGTCCCACCGCTATG ATGACCAAACTTGGGCAAGGCCCCCTAAGCCCCCCACTTTTGGAGAGTTCCTTTCTCAGCACAAAGCAGAAGTCAAGAGCCgcaggaggagaaagaacagcCGACCCCAGGCCAAGGTGGCCCCTCGTGCCTACAG tgACCATGATAATCGCTGGGAGACAAAAGAGGAAGCTGTGTCCTCAGCCCCTGAGTCCTCTCAATCCTTGTCCCTGGAGGAGACACCCACACAG CCTCCGGagaccccagccccagcccaccgGCCTCCTGAGGAGGATGGTGAGGAAgatgagggggaagaggagggagaagaggagagggaagacgATGATGAGGATGAAGAATGGGAGGACGTGAGTGAAGATATCacggaggaggaggatgaggaggaagaagaagagtttgaggaggaggaggagtgtcCTAAGGAGCAGGAGGCCCCAGCTGTTCCAGATCACCAGCCTGGAGAGGCTGAGCCAGCTCGGAAGCCCACCTGTGAGCAGGCGGACCCTGCATCTGCCAGGCCCCAGGAGTCATTGTCCCCAGTCCCTGTTGAACCTCCCAGCCCCTTCTCGCCCACTGGGGACCACCAGCCCGTGTCTGACTGGG GAGGTGaccagccagccattggctcctTGGAGAGTGGGCCAACCTTGACAAGAGCCCCGAAGTCTGAAGAAGAGGGGCCTGAGGCATCTCCAGGTGGGGTGCATGAAGctggtggag AGGTAGGCCCCGAGGGCCAGGAGACAGCGGAGATCACAGACTTCCAGAGGGTGCGTTTCTGCAAGGTGGTGGCGGCCGCTCCGCCGCCGGGGGCTGCCCGCTGA
- the Ccdc9 gene encoding coiled-coil domain-containing protein 9 isoform X4, giving the protein MRLSSGATRCPSPALGDPIPSPPAEIEEDRKKAESEGVAVTAPRKSRSMEKENVAVEEKSLGPSRRTPGTPRPSGANRGGRTHPQQGGRAGVSRASRGWENGAGEQLRGGTGGRGRRGRGRGSPHLLAVGDSSTSDRKSKEWEERRRQNIEKMNEEMEKIAEYERNQREGVLEPNPVRNFLDDPRRRGGPLEEPERDRREGSRRHGRNWGGSDFDRVRSGLEHERQGRRAGLGCGGDMTMSMTGRERSEYLRWKQEREKIDQERLQRHRKPTGQWRREWDAEKTDGMFKDEPAPTHELSHRYDDQTWARPPKPPTFGEFLSQHKAEVKSRRRRKNSRPQAKVAPRAYSDHDNRWETKEEAVSSAPESSQSLSLEETPTQQPPETPAPAHRPPEEDGEEDEGEEEGEEEREDDDEDEEWEDVSEDITEEEDEEEEEEFEEEEECPKEQEAPAVPDHQPGEAEPARKPTCEQADPASARPQESLSPVPVEPPSPFSPTGDHQPVSDWGGDQPAIGSLESGPTLTRAPKSEEEGPEASPGGVHEAGGEVGPEGQETAEITDFQRVRFCKVVAAAPPPGAAR; this is encoded by the exons ATGAGGCTCTCATCCGGCGCTACCAGGTGCCCTAGCCCTGCCCTGGGAGaccccatcccctctccccccGCA GAGATCGAGGAAGACCGGAAAAAGGCTGAATCGGAGGGTGTGGCAGTGACAGCTCCCCGGAAAAGCCGTTCCATGGAGAAGGAGAATGTGGCAGTGGAG GAGAAGAGCCTGGGTCCCTCTCGGAGGACTCCTGGGACTCCCAGACCCTCAGGAGCCAACAGAGGGGGCCGGACCCACCCCCAACAGGGAGGCCGGGCAGGAGTAAGCCGGGCATCCCGAGGCTGGGAGAatggtgctggggagcagcttcgaggaggaactggaggcaggggCCGGAGAGGCCGGGGCCGGGGATCCCCTCATCTCCTAGCGGTAGGAGACAGCTCAACCTCTGATCGCAAGTCCAAG GAGTGGGAGGAGCGGCGCAGGCAGAACATTGAGAAGATGAACGAGGAGATGGAGAAGATTGCTGAGTACGAGCGCAACCAGCGG GAAGGAGTACTGGAGCCCAACCCAGTACGCAACTTCCTGGATGATCCCCGGCGTCGGGGTGGACCCCTGGAGGAGCCTGAGAGGGATCGCCGGGAGGGCAGCCGTCGCCACGGCCGCAACTGGGGAGGTTCCGACTTCGACAGGGTACGCTCTGGCTTGGAGCATGAGAGACAG GGCCGCAGGGCTGGCCTGGGCTGTGGGGGCGACATGACAATGTCCATGACGGGCCGAGAGCGGTCAGAGTACCTGCGCTGGaagcaggagagggagaagatCGACCAAGAGCGCCTGCAGCGACACCGCAAGCCGACTGGGCAGTGGCGGCGGGAATGGGATGCGGAGAAGACCGATGGCAT GTTCAAGGATGAGCCAGCTCCTACCCACGAACTGTCCCACCGCTATG ATGACCAAACTTGGGCAAGGCCCCCTAAGCCCCCCACTTTTGGAGAGTTCCTTTCTCAGCACAAAGCAGAAGTCAAGAGCCgcaggaggagaaagaacagcCGACCCCAGGCCAAGGTGGCCCCTCGTGCCTACAG tgACCATGATAATCGCTGGGAGACAAAAGAGGAAGCTGTGTCCTCAGCCCCTGAGTCCTCTCAATCCTTGTCCCTGGAGGAGACACCCACACAG CAGCCTCCGGagaccccagccccagcccaccgGCCTCCTGAGGAGGATGGTGAGGAAgatgagggggaagaggagggagaagaggagagggaagacgATGATGAGGATGAAGAATGGGAGGACGTGAGTGAAGATATCacggaggaggaggatgaggaggaagaagaagagtttgaggaggaggaggagtgtcCTAAGGAGCAGGAGGCCCCAGCTGTTCCAGATCACCAGCCTGGAGAGGCTGAGCCAGCTCGGAAGCCCACCTGTGAGCAGGCGGACCCTGCATCTGCCAGGCCCCAGGAGTCATTGTCCCCAGTCCCTGTTGAACCTCCCAGCCCCTTCTCGCCCACTGGGGACCACCAGCCCGTGTCTGACTGGG GAGGTGaccagccagccattggctcctTGGAGAGTGGGCCAACCTTGACAAGAGCCCCGAAGTCTGAAGAAGAGGGGCCTGAGGCATCTCCAGGTGGGGTGCATGAAGctggtggag AGGTAGGCCCCGAGGGCCAGGAGACAGCGGAGATCACAGACTTCCAGAGGGTGCGTTTCTGCAAGGTGGTGGCGGCCGCTCCGCCGCCGGGGGCTGCCCGCTGA